A window of the Synechococcus sp. LTW-R genome harbors these coding sequences:
- a CDS encoding AAA family ATPase produces MSDLFSHHGEQLRQLHAPLADRLRPRSLDDFQGQEEILGPGRLLRRAITADRVGNLIFYGPPGVGKTTLARIIAATTRAHFSSLNAVLAGVKDLRHEVDEAKRRLDQHGLRSLLFIDEVHRFNSAQQDALLPWVENGTVTLIGATTENPFFEVNKALVSRSRLFRLQPLQTKHLHQLLDRALRDRERGYGDRLVQITPEAAAHLVDVAGGDARSLLNALELAVETTEPNGDGQIVISLAIAEESIQQRAVLYDKQGDAHFDTISAFIKSLRGSDPDAALFWLAKMIEAGENPRFIFRRMLISAGEDIGLADPQAVVVVEACAAAFERVGLPEGLYPLAQAALYLASTEKSNSLLGFFDALKNVKASNRQAVPSHLRDANRDGKAFGDGVGYRYPHAYAEHWVAQQYLPSDLQGQVFWQPGTLGWEGERRQRLQQRRAAQLAAAVEHQQELGEMLSSGPDDPELERWIQRQSGSEGERLDRLRQELWAEANWQRHDRVLILEARSLLWALDPLQRCPEGGVVIQAASTADQSRLTTQLAVLDSLDRPQLIPELNALEGSGQRFEWIASRHPWKHCSQPDLEAAVASLTGLAAPKAQLRLLFSQPRLGPAAALRQGNTAQEELGPLLEQAVAIETEMLAPDPDPTSLEAALKQQGWALAWRSWEERLELPINDGLINRWFAAEAPYRERLSNQLSAKEIECLAAALQQRRKGQLPQLLQHQLLVARRST; encoded by the coding sequence GTGAGCGATCTCTTCAGTCATCACGGTGAGCAGCTGCGCCAGCTCCACGCTCCTCTGGCCGATCGTCTCCGGCCCCGAAGCCTCGATGACTTTCAAGGCCAAGAAGAGATCCTTGGCCCCGGTCGACTCCTGCGGCGCGCCATCACGGCCGATCGGGTCGGCAACCTGATTTTCTACGGTCCGCCGGGGGTCGGCAAAACCACCCTGGCCCGGATCATTGCGGCCACCACCCGGGCCCACTTCAGCAGCCTCAATGCCGTCCTCGCCGGCGTGAAGGACCTACGCCACGAGGTCGATGAAGCCAAGCGCCGGCTCGATCAGCACGGCCTGCGCAGCCTGCTCTTCATCGATGAGGTCCATCGCTTCAACAGCGCCCAGCAGGATGCCCTGCTGCCTTGGGTCGAGAACGGAACGGTAACCCTGATCGGGGCCACCACCGAAAACCCGTTCTTTGAAGTCAACAAGGCCCTCGTCAGCCGCTCCCGGCTGTTTCGGCTGCAGCCTCTACAAACCAAACATCTGCACCAACTGCTCGATCGGGCCCTGCGGGACCGCGAGCGGGGCTATGGCGATCGGCTGGTCCAGATCACGCCGGAGGCCGCGGCGCATCTGGTGGACGTCGCAGGCGGCGATGCTCGCAGCCTGCTCAATGCCCTCGAGTTGGCCGTGGAGACGACGGAGCCCAATGGCGACGGGCAGATCGTCATCAGCCTGGCGATCGCCGAAGAGTCCATTCAGCAACGGGCCGTCCTCTACGACAAACAGGGGGATGCCCATTTCGACACCATCAGTGCCTTCATCAAGTCCCTCCGCGGCAGTGATCCCGATGCCGCCCTGTTCTGGCTGGCCAAGATGATCGAGGCGGGGGAGAACCCCCGCTTCATCTTCCGGCGGATGCTGATTTCAGCCGGGGAAGACATCGGTCTGGCGGACCCCCAGGCCGTCGTCGTGGTGGAGGCCTGCGCGGCGGCCTTCGAGCGAGTCGGCTTGCCTGAAGGCCTCTATCCCTTGGCCCAGGCCGCGCTCTACCTGGCTTCCACGGAGAAGAGCAACAGCCTGCTCGGCTTTTTTGATGCCCTCAAAAACGTCAAGGCCAGCAACCGCCAGGCGGTCCCCTCCCACCTGCGCGACGCCAACCGCGATGGCAAGGCCTTCGGCGATGGCGTCGGCTACCGCTACCCCCATGCCTACGCCGAGCACTGGGTCGCCCAGCAGTACCTGCCCAGCGATCTGCAGGGGCAAGTCTTCTGGCAACCCGGAACCCTGGGTTGGGAAGGGGAACGGCGCCAACGGCTCCAGCAACGGCGGGCCGCCCAGCTCGCCGCGGCCGTCGAGCATCAGCAGGAACTTGGCGAGATGCTCAGCAGCGGGCCCGATGACCCCGAGCTGGAACGCTGGATCCAGCGGCAATCCGGCAGCGAAGGGGAGCGGCTTGATCGCCTGCGCCAGGAGCTCTGGGCGGAGGCCAACTGGCAGCGGCATGACCGGGTCCTCATCCTCGAGGCCCGCTCCTTGCTCTGGGCCCTCGATCCCCTGCAGCGCTGCCCCGAAGGCGGGGTCGTCATCCAAGCAGCCAGCACGGCCGATCAAAGCAGGCTCACCACCCAACTGGCGGTGCTCGACAGCCTCGATCGCCCCCAACTGATCCCCGAGCTGAACGCGCTTGAGGGCAGCGGCCAACGTTTCGAATGGATCGCCAGCCGGCATCCCTGGAAGCATTGCAGCCAGCCGGATCTGGAGGCCGCGGTGGCCAGCCTCACGGGCTTGGCCGCCCCCAAAGCCCAACTGCGCCTGCTCTTCAGCCAGCCGCGCCTTGGCCCGGCCGCCGCCTTAAGGCAAGGGAACACCGCCCAAGAAGAGCTCGGTCCACTGCTTGAGCAAGCGGTCGCGATCGAGACCGAGATGCTCGCGCCCGATCCCGACCCCACCAGCCTCGAGGCAGCCCTCAAGCAGCAGGGTTGGGCGCTGGCGTGGCGCAGCTGGGAGGAGCGGCTGGAGCTACCGATCAACGACGGCCTGATCAACCGTTGGTTTGCGGCGGAAGCCCCCTACCGCGAAAGGCTCAGCAACCAACTGAGCGCGAAGGAGATCGAGTGTCTGGCGGCCGCGCTGCAACAACGCCGCAAGGGACAGCTGCCGCAGTTGCTGCAGCATCAACTCCTTGTTGCTCGTCGTTCGACCTAA
- a CDS encoding alpha/beta hydrolase, which yields MRKALLPLAGVGFLMAGLSAQAIPQNGPTTINSDQSGVGFGAPTFIQPSGLPTQTARTVSNGFVRSNTLLPLGGNEVIDNPVPRNLSDLSGWSHEQLQAGLQQEYSVDVAAVARFLYSPKGEQFLKESIQENNYTPFYSQQNSLQAVRSAIILDSADGKLSSYGMMKQLPTDQRLQGSMKVCDVNSIENSQQATSLLSWYMNTPACIAAYTAEAPEPVKQPVRGLW from the coding sequence ATGCGCAAGGCACTCCTTCCCTTGGCTGGCGTTGGTTTCCTGATGGCAGGTCTGTCTGCGCAGGCTATCCCTCAGAACGGCCCGACCACCATCAATTCGGACCAGTCCGGCGTCGGCTTTGGCGCTCCGACTTTCATTCAGCCCTCCGGTCTGCCCACGCAAACCGCCCGGACGGTGAGCAACGGTTTCGTCCGCTCCAACACCCTGCTGCCCCTGGGCGGTAATGAGGTGATCGACAACCCCGTTCCTCGCAATCTCTCCGACCTCTCCGGTTGGTCCCACGAGCAGCTCCAGGCTGGTCTCCAGCAGGAGTACAGCGTGGATGTGGCCGCTGTGGCTCGCTTCCTGTATTCCCCCAAGGGTGAGCAGTTCCTGAAAGAGAGCATTCAGGAGAACAACTACACCCCCTTCTACAGCCAGCAGAACAGCCTGCAGGCCGTGCGTAGCGCCATCATCCTCGACTCCGCCGACGGCAAGCTGTCGAGCTACGGGATGATGAAGCAGCTCCCCACCGACCAGCGCCTCCAAGGCTCGATGAAGGTCTGTGATGTGAACAGCATCGAGAACAGCCAGCAGGCCACCTCGCTGCTCAGCTGGTACATGAACACCCCGGCTTGCATCGCGGCCTACACCGCCGAAGCTCCCGAGCCGGTCAAGCAGCCCGTTCGCGGCCTCTGGTGA
- a CDS encoding 4'-phosphopantetheinyl transferase superfamily protein, whose protein sequence is MPAQAPLLWLSPLAAPSGVGLSPQEEQWCAALPAALQPRYRATRQQLRARLASLFAVPPATVPLHSPPAQPPRLEQGWGFVSISHSGEQLLLAWSPWAVGVDLERRDRVLQADLLAERFFPAQESEALLALPAEERRLAVLCSWVRKEAAIKWMGSSIAQDLRHWFWDATRQELSHLQQGLKPPSLCLESAGWFCGLVGEGAAAVQWGEHH, encoded by the coding sequence GTGCCGGCGCAGGCGCCCCTGCTCTGGCTCTCCCCGTTGGCTGCGCCCTCTGGCGTTGGTCTGTCGCCGCAGGAAGAGCAGTGGTGTGCGGCCTTACCCGCGGCACTCCAGCCCCGCTACCGGGCTACCCGCCAGCAGTTGCGGGCGCGCCTGGCCTCCTTGTTTGCGGTGCCGCCGGCGACCGTTCCGCTCCACAGCCCGCCGGCCCAGCCGCCCCGTCTGGAGCAGGGCTGGGGGTTCGTCAGCATCAGCCATAGCGGCGAGCAACTGCTGCTGGCCTGGTCCCCGTGGGCGGTGGGTGTGGATCTCGAGCGCCGTGACCGCGTGCTGCAGGCGGATCTCTTGGCCGAGCGTTTCTTCCCGGCCCAGGAGAGTGAGGCGTTGTTGGCCCTGCCTGCCGAGGAACGCCGCCTCGCGGTTTTGTGCAGTTGGGTGCGCAAGGAGGCGGCCATTAAGTGGATGGGCTCCTCCATCGCTCAGGACTTGCGCCATTGGTTTTGGGATGCCACCCGGCAGGAGTTGAGCCACCTGCAGCAGGGGCTGAAGCCCCCCTCGCTCTGTCTGGAGTCCGCCGGCTGGTTCTGCGGCCTCGTGGGGGAGGGTGCCGCTGCGGTGCAGTGGGGCGAGCACCACTGA
- the bcp gene encoding thioredoxin-dependent thiol peroxidase, whose protein sequence is MALQVGDVAPEFSLPDQSGNSVSLSSFRGQRVVIYFYPKDDTPGCTKEACNFRDQWASFEKHGIAVLGISKDGATSHSKFISKYDLPFTLLSDAEPCPVAESYGSYGLKKFMGREYMGMMRHTFVVDAEGKIEKAYLKVKAASMADDILQDLGLS, encoded by the coding sequence ATGGCCCTGCAGGTCGGAGACGTCGCACCGGAATTCAGCCTGCCTGATCAGAGCGGCAACAGCGTCAGCCTGAGCAGCTTCCGCGGGCAGCGCGTGGTCATTTACTTCTATCCCAAGGACGACACCCCGGGCTGCACCAAAGAGGCCTGCAACTTCCGCGATCAGTGGGCCAGCTTTGAGAAGCACGGCATCGCGGTGCTGGGGATCAGCAAGGACGGCGCCACCAGCCACAGCAAGTTCATCAGCAAATACGACCTGCCCTTCACCCTGCTCAGCGACGCCGAGCCCTGCCCTGTGGCGGAGAGCTACGGCAGCTATGGCCTCAAGAAATTCATGGGCCGCGAGTACATGGGGATGATGCGCCACACCTTTGTCGTGGACGCCGAGGGGAAGATCGAGAAGGCTTACCTCAAGGTCAAGGCGGCCTCCATGGCCGACGACATCCTTCAGGACCTCGGCCTCAGCTGA
- a CDS encoding type III pantothenate kinase yields MAQLLLVGNSRWHWAERSPSGLRCWDTASPEPPWCVPPLRAWAAVGSVSAALALPEERRLPFAQVPLAGAPAWLGIDRALAGWWAWRQQQGPVLVADAGTSLSLTLVDAQGTFAGGRLSAGLALQLRSLHQGTAQLPQTDGVDRALPPWPKETAAAMEVGCLQAMVGAIKQAQQQLEEECTVWLTGGDAPRLAPWLEPGRFVEAPNLCLEALDQLS; encoded by the coding sequence ATGGCCCAGCTGTTGCTGGTGGGCAACAGCCGTTGGCATTGGGCGGAGCGCTCGCCCTCGGGATTGCGCTGCTGGGATACGGCATCCCCTGAGCCCCCCTGGTGCGTGCCGCCACTTCGGGCCTGGGCTGCAGTGGGTTCGGTGTCCGCCGCCCTGGCGTTGCCGGAGGAGCGGCGGCTGCCGTTCGCGCAGGTTCCCCTGGCTGGAGCCCCCGCTTGGCTCGGCATTGATCGGGCGTTGGCGGGCTGGTGGGCTTGGCGGCAGCAGCAGGGCCCCGTCCTGGTGGCGGATGCCGGCACGAGCTTGAGCCTCACCCTTGTGGATGCCCAGGGGACGTTTGCCGGCGGTCGCCTGAGTGCCGGACTGGCCCTGCAGTTGCGCAGCCTGCATCAAGGCACAGCCCAGTTACCGCAGACCGATGGGGTGGATCGCGCCCTGCCGCCCTGGCCGAAGGAGACCGCCGCGGCGATGGAAGTGGGCTGCCTCCAGGCGATGGTGGGTGCGATCAAGCAGGCCCAGCAGCAGCTCGAGGAGGAGTGCACCGTTTGGCTGACCGGGGGGGACGCTCCGCGTCTCGCCCCCTGGTTGGAGCCGGGCCGGTTTGTTGAGGCCCCCAACCTGTGCTTGGAGGCCCTGGATCAGCTCAGCTGA
- a CDS encoding phosphoadenylyl-sulfate reductase — protein sequence MSTSASPSAPSFDPQQACEQLRSLSALERMRWGLETFGDGFALTTSFGIQAAVSLHLISQLDRQVPVIWVDTGYLPPETYQYSQALVERLGLQLHVAQSGMSPARMEALHGRLWETGQVEDLETYHRIRKVEPLDRALNDLKVSCWASGVRGGQTDHRKAMDPVQLIRGRWALRPLLDWNNRDVFYYMQENDLPQHPLFDKGYSTVGDWHSSAPDDGSASGRATRFGGLKQECGIHLPGMAGEGI from the coding sequence ATGAGCACGTCTGCCTCCCCCTCCGCACCCAGCTTCGATCCGCAGCAGGCCTGTGAGCAGCTGCGGTCGTTGAGTGCGCTGGAGCGCATGCGTTGGGGACTGGAGACCTTCGGTGACGGCTTTGCCCTCACCACGAGCTTTGGCATTCAGGCCGCGGTGTCCCTGCACCTGATCAGCCAGTTGGATCGCCAGGTTCCCGTGATTTGGGTGGATACCGGTTATCTGCCGCCCGAGACCTATCAGTACTCCCAGGCTCTGGTGGAGCGGCTTGGTCTCCAGCTGCATGTCGCCCAGTCCGGCATGAGCCCCGCTCGCATGGAGGCCCTCCACGGTCGCCTGTGGGAAACCGGGCAGGTGGAGGACCTGGAGACCTACCACCGGATTCGCAAGGTCGAGCCCCTCGATCGGGCCCTGAACGACCTCAAGGTCAGCTGCTGGGCCAGCGGCGTCCGCGGCGGCCAGACCGACCACCGCAAGGCGATGGATCCCGTTCAGCTCATCCGCGGCCGCTGGGCCTTGCGCCCCTTGCTGGATTGGAACAACCGCGACGTCTTTTATTACATGCAGGAGAACGACCTGCCCCAGCACCCGCTCTTTGACAAGGGCTATTCCACGGTCGGCGATTGGCATTCCAGTGCCCCCGACGACGGCAGCGCCAGCGGACGGGCCACGCGCTTCGGCGGCTTGAAGCAGGAATGCGGCATTCACCTTCCCGGGATGGCCGGCGAGGGCATCTAA
- a CDS encoding NAD(P)/FAD-dependent oxidoreductase, whose protein sequence is MPPSEVEPAAVVVIGGGFGGLNTALQLAASAEHPSVVLLEPREHFLFLPLLYELLSAELKRWEIAPRYSELLAGSGVVWIQERAARIDRANRTITTDSGRQLPYSSAVIASGGQLETYGVPGVREHAIGFRTLEDVAQIQGWIDQLNTKQSPLQRIGIVGAGASGVELACKLADLLAGSAIVELVEQGPELLPIAKAFNREQAGKALQQRDIRLRLNTRVASVEANGLQLKRLGDGTTSVETLRCDGVIWTAGLAASVPELEPPLPLDPRGRLRCAPSLQVEGSEDLFVLGDAAACPDPSGEHPSGALYPANAQVAYQQASCIARNLQRLRIGAPLDSFIWKDLGEMMGLGIGQASLTGMGVTLAGPAAFQLRRLAYLARMPGLPQQLKVAGGWLAKWL, encoded by the coding sequence GTGCCCCCATCCGAGGTTGAGCCCGCAGCTGTTGTGGTGATCGGCGGTGGCTTCGGTGGTCTCAATACGGCTTTGCAGCTGGCGGCCTCCGCAGAGCACCCGTCGGTGGTGCTGCTCGAGCCCCGCGAGCACTTTCTCTTCCTGCCCCTGCTCTACGAACTGCTCAGCGCTGAGCTGAAACGCTGGGAGATCGCCCCCCGCTACAGCGAACTCCTGGCGGGGTCCGGCGTGGTTTGGATCCAAGAGCGGGCCGCGCGCATCGACCGCGCTAACCGCACGATCACGACGGATAGCGGACGCCAACTGCCCTACAGCAGCGCCGTGATTGCCAGTGGCGGGCAACTGGAGACCTATGGCGTCCCTGGGGTCCGCGAGCACGCCATCGGCTTTCGCACCCTGGAGGACGTGGCCCAGATCCAGGGCTGGATTGACCAGCTCAACACCAAGCAATCGCCCCTGCAGCGGATTGGGATCGTGGGGGCCGGCGCCAGCGGCGTCGAACTGGCCTGCAAGCTGGCCGATCTGTTGGCGGGCAGCGCCATCGTCGAATTGGTGGAGCAAGGCCCCGAGCTGCTCCCGATTGCCAAGGCCTTCAACCGCGAGCAGGCCGGCAAGGCCCTACAGCAACGGGACATCCGGCTGCGCCTCAACACCCGTGTGGCCAGCGTGGAGGCCAACGGGCTGCAGTTGAAGCGACTCGGGGATGGCACGACCAGCGTGGAGACCCTGCGCTGCGATGGCGTGATCTGGACCGCCGGCTTGGCCGCCAGCGTGCCGGAGCTGGAGCCGCCCCTGCCCCTCGACCCGCGGGGTCGGCTGCGCTGCGCGCCCTCGCTCCAGGTGGAGGGCAGCGAGGACCTCTTTGTCCTGGGGGATGCCGCGGCCTGCCCGGACCCCAGCGGCGAGCACCCAAGCGGCGCCCTCTATCCCGCCAATGCCCAGGTGGCCTATCAGCAGGCCAGCTGCATTGCCCGCAACCTGCAACGCCTGCGCATCGGTGCCCCCCTGGACAGTTTCATCTGGAAGGATCTGGGGGAAATGATGGGCCTCGGGATTGGCCAGGCCAGCCTGACGGGCATGGGAGTCACCCTGGCCGGCCCCGCGGCCTTTCAACTGCGGCGCCTGGCTTACCTGGCGCGGATGCCCGGCCTGCCCCAACAGCTGAAGGTGGCCGGCGGTTGGCTGGCGAAGTGGTTGTGA
- a CDS encoding HAD-IA family hydrolase, whose amino-acid sequence MTRPSGLLLDAMGTLIGLRQSVGESYAAIAQDFGLEVAPEEINGVFAGLFRQAPELAFPALSGEELAQAEERWWTDLVAKVFQACGHDAPLPDGFGTTLFQHFADAEPWLVYPDVAANLQRWKQRGLKLAVVSNFDQRLLALLEALELSPLLDAVVVSSVVGAAKPSPLPLQVALEQLELNADQVWHIGDSPEDQASAAAAGLRCLLIKRPKPKGTP is encoded by the coding sequence GTGACCCGGCCCAGCGGCCTGCTGCTGGATGCGATGGGCACCCTGATTGGCCTGCGCCAGTCCGTCGGGGAGAGTTACGCCGCCATCGCCCAGGACTTTGGGCTGGAGGTCGCCCCCGAGGAGATCAATGGCGTCTTTGCTGGCCTCTTTCGCCAGGCGCCGGAGCTGGCCTTTCCCGCGCTGAGCGGAGAGGAGCTCGCCCAAGCGGAGGAACGGTGGTGGACCGATCTGGTGGCCAAAGTCTTCCAAGCCTGCGGTCACGACGCTCCGTTGCCGGACGGGTTTGGAACAACCCTCTTCCAGCACTTCGCCGATGCGGAACCCTGGCTGGTCTATCCCGATGTGGCCGCGAACCTGCAGCGCTGGAAGCAGCGGGGCTTGAAGCTGGCGGTGGTCAGCAACTTCGATCAGCGGCTGCTGGCCCTGCTGGAAGCACTCGAGCTCAGCCCCCTGCTGGATGCAGTGGTGGTCTCCTCTGTGGTCGGGGCCGCCAAACCCAGCCCCTTGCCGCTGCAGGTGGCGCTCGAGCAACTGGAGCTCAACGCTGATCAGGTCTGGCACATCGGCGATAGCCCAGAGGATCAGGCCAGTGCGGCGGCCGCAGGCCTCCGCTGCCTGCTGATCAAGCGCCCGAAACCCAAGGGCACCCCTTGA
- the hflX gene encoding GTPase HflX, which produces MKQSALMGRTAGLRPAQTRRLERLSHRRHPESAGVDWISLQRLAAESAELDLPLSLVLDERGLCRLLWVGPLEQSGRLLERLPGGPRRQGNALRLITCVGRAKHLEPHGHEAVVGLDLQPGFWLRFGNSPQAGGHWPAAAFSPSSDPHCPWRTLEEDDLAALCGLAPPETREPTHAQATPGIEQVLLLVLSPSDPEAARREIAELEGLVRSAGAKPLGLVVQRQSNRVGQNLWGEGKVQEAALEARRLGASLVVTDRELTPAQARNLEARLELPVSDRSELILDIFAQRAASAAGRLQVELAQLRYRLPRLAGRGLSLSRQGGGIGTRGPGETQLEKDRRAIARRIDKLQRDVQKLREHRARLRSNRRSQRRLALVGYTNAGKSSLLNALSKAPQQEAVLAENKLFATLDPTTRRIVQPHPEGGAPAHLLLTDTVGFIRDLPPPLVEAFRSTLEETLDADRLLLVVDLSDPAWSEQLRTVHAILDELGSEVPRQLIANQIDRCPAGAIDQAKALDPKVLFVSATGGLGLEHLKSSLFA; this is translated from the coding sequence TTGAAGCAATCCGCGTTGATGGGCCGCACCGCTGGATTGCGGCCCGCTCAAACCCGGCGCTTGGAGCGGCTCAGCCATCGGCGCCACCCGGAGAGCGCCGGGGTCGACTGGATCAGCCTGCAGCGCCTGGCGGCCGAAAGCGCGGAGCTGGATCTCCCCCTCAGCCTGGTCCTTGATGAACGGGGCCTCTGCCGTCTGCTCTGGGTCGGCCCCCTGGAGCAATCGGGACGCCTGCTCGAGCGCCTGCCAGGGGGCCCCCGCCGGCAGGGCAACGCCCTGCGCTTGATCACCTGCGTCGGCCGGGCCAAGCACCTAGAGCCCCATGGCCATGAAGCCGTCGTGGGGCTCGACCTGCAGCCGGGTTTTTGGCTGCGCTTCGGCAACAGCCCCCAGGCCGGCGGCCACTGGCCCGCCGCGGCCTTCAGCCCGAGCAGCGACCCCCACTGCCCCTGGCGGACCTTGGAGGAGGACGATCTGGCGGCCCTCTGTGGGTTGGCGCCGCCGGAGACCCGTGAGCCCACGCACGCCCAAGCAACACCGGGAATCGAGCAGGTGCTGCTGCTGGTGCTCAGCCCCAGCGACCCCGAAGCGGCCCGCCGCGAAATCGCGGAGCTCGAAGGCCTCGTGCGCAGTGCGGGGGCCAAGCCCCTGGGCCTGGTGGTGCAGCGTCAGTCGAACCGCGTCGGCCAGAACCTTTGGGGTGAAGGCAAGGTGCAGGAGGCCGCTCTGGAAGCCCGGCGTCTGGGGGCGTCGCTGGTGGTGACCGATCGGGAACTCACCCCAGCCCAGGCCAGGAACCTGGAGGCACGGCTCGAGCTGCCCGTGAGCGACCGCAGTGAGCTGATCCTGGACATCTTTGCCCAACGGGCCGCCAGTGCCGCCGGGCGTCTCCAGGTGGAACTCGCGCAGCTGCGCTACCGCCTGCCCCGGCTCGCCGGCCGGGGCCTCTCGCTCTCTCGGCAAGGGGGGGGGATCGGCACCCGCGGCCCGGGGGAGACCCAGCTGGAGAAAGACCGGCGGGCCATTGCCCGCCGCATCGACAAATTGCAGCGGGATGTGCAAAAGCTCCGGGAACACCGGGCGCGGCTGCGCAGCAACCGGCGCTCCCAACGGCGCTTAGCCCTGGTGGGCTACACGAACGCCGGCAAAAGCTCCCTGCTAAACGCCCTGAGCAAGGCACCACAGCAGGAGGCGGTACTGGCGGAGAACAAGCTTTTCGCCACGCTGGATCCGACCACCCGGCGGATCGTGCAGCCCCATCCGGAGGGGGGTGCCCCGGCCCATTTGCTCCTGACGGACACGGTGGGCTTCATCCGCGACCTGCCGCCCCCGCTGGTGGAAGCCTTCCGCTCCACCCTGGAAGAAACCCTGGATGCCGATCGGCTGCTGCTCGTGGTCGACCTCTCCGATCCCGCCTGGAGCGAGCAGCTGCGCACCGTCCACGCGATCCTCGATGAGCTGGGCAGTGAGGTGCCCCGGCAGCTGATCGCCAACCAAATCGACCGCTGCCCCGCCGGAGCGATCGATCAGGCCAAAGCCCTGGACCCCAAAGTGCTGTTTGTCTCCGCCACCGGTGGGCTGGGCCTCGAGCACCTGAAGAGCAGCCTCTTCGCCTGA
- a CDS encoding peroxiredoxin, protein MPLQLGDTVPDFTQDSQLGPINLYDFAGDSWVVLFSHPADYTPVCTTELGEVSRLRAEWDKRNVKTIALSVDSAESHKGWICDINEVQNTTVDYPILADEDKKVSDLYGMIHPNSLNNLTVRSVFIIDPSKKLRLQITYPASTGRNFNEILRVIDSLQLTDHHQVATPVNWTDGQDCVVVPSIPTDEARSKFPKGVTEIKPYLRMTPQPNK, encoded by the coding sequence ATGCCTCTGCAGCTCGGCGACACCGTTCCCGATTTCACCCAGGACTCCCAGCTGGGTCCGATCAACCTCTACGACTTCGCTGGTGACAGCTGGGTTGTGCTGTTCTCCCACCCCGCTGACTACACCCCGGTCTGCACCACCGAACTGGGTGAGGTCTCCCGCCTGCGCGCGGAATGGGACAAGCGCAATGTCAAAACCATTGCGCTGAGCGTCGATTCCGCCGAGAGCCACAAGGGCTGGATCTGCGACATCAACGAGGTCCAGAACACCACCGTTGACTACCCGATCCTCGCCGACGAGGACAAGAAGGTGAGCGATCTCTACGGGATGATCCATCCCAATTCGCTCAACAACCTGACGGTGCGCTCGGTCTTTATCATCGACCCGAGCAAGAAGCTGCGCCTGCAGATCACCTATCCCGCCAGCACCGGCCGGAACTTCAACGAGATCCTGCGGGTGATCGACTCCCTGCAACTCACCGACCACCACCAGGTCGCCACCCCGGTGAACTGGACCGACGGTCAGGACTGCGTCGTGGTGCCTTCGATCCCCACGGACGAAGCCCGCAGCAAGTTCCCCAAGGGTGTCACCGAGATCAAGCCCTACCTGCGCATGACCCCGCAGCCCAACAAGTGA
- a CDS encoding anhydro-N-acetylmuramic acid kinase: protein MRVLGLMSGTSADGVDGVLASFHGPVHRPHWQIHGRASVAYPARLRDQIVAVGQGQPTTAADLLELGEALTEVQAEAALACDPKGSAERVGCHGQTLWHRPPSPERAGNSWQLLHAQRLAHRLDTPVVFDFRAADLALGGQGAPLVPAADAALLPPIGGWRALLNLGGIANLTLLPPGSGPERGAAVLGWDCGPANTLLDLAVRHFSQGAQSFDAGGAWAAKGQADEVLISRWLQEPYVQGRPPKSTGRELFGAADLERRLREIHPAEPADALATLTGFTAAVVAQDLQHGTPPLELLVAGGGVRNATLMAELRRRCRGLRLRPLAELGIAESDREALAFALLTWWHARGVSGSLTSVTGARRPSVLGLCADPPGRAGQRP from the coding sequence ATGCGGGTCTTGGGACTGATGAGCGGCACCAGCGCCGATGGCGTTGATGGGGTGCTCGCCAGCTTCCATGGACCGGTTCACCGGCCCCACTGGCAGATCCACGGCCGAGCCTCGGTGGCCTACCCGGCCCGCTTGCGCGATCAGATCGTGGCGGTCGGCCAGGGGCAACCCACCACGGCGGCGGACCTACTGGAACTCGGCGAAGCCCTGACCGAGGTGCAGGCCGAGGCGGCCCTGGCTTGCGATCCGAAGGGCAGCGCTGAGCGGGTGGGCTGCCATGGCCAGACCCTCTGGCACCGTCCCCCCAGCCCTGAGCGGGCCGGGAACAGCTGGCAACTGCTGCATGCGCAGCGCTTGGCCCACCGGCTGGACACGCCCGTGGTCTTTGATTTCCGTGCCGCCGATCTCGCCCTGGGCGGCCAAGGGGCGCCGCTCGTGCCGGCCGCGGATGCCGCCCTCCTTCCCCCCATTGGCGGCTGGCGGGCCCTGCTGAACCTGGGAGGCATCGCCAACTTGACCCTGCTGCCGCCCGGCTCGGGGCCTGAGCGGGGCGCGGCGGTGCTCGGCTGGGATTGCGGCCCCGCCAACACGCTGCTGGACCTGGCGGTGCGGCACTTCAGCCAGGGTGCCCAGAGCTTTGATGCGGGCGGGGCCTGGGCAGCCAAGGGCCAGGCCGATGAGGTCCTGATCAGCCGCTGGCTGCAGGAGCCCTACGTCCAGGGCCGGCCCCCAAAATCGACGGGCCGGGAGCTCTTTGGCGCCGCCGATCTCGAGCGCCGCCTGCGGGAGATCCATCCAGCCGAACCCGCCGATGCCCTCGCCACCTTGACGGGCTTCACCGCCGCGGTGGTCGCCCAGGATTTGCAGCACGGGACTCCCCCCTTGGAGCTGCTCGTGGCGGGGGGAGGCGTGCGCAACGCCACCTTGATGGCGGAACTGCGGCGACGCTGCCGCGGCCTGCGCCTGCGCCCCCTGGCGGAGCTTGGCATCGCCGAGAGCGATCGCGAGGCCTTGGCCTTTGCCCTGCTGACCTGGTGGCACGCCCGGGGCGTAAGTGGCTCGCTGACCTCGGTCACCGGAGCACGCCGCCCCTCGGTGCTTGGACTCTGCGCAGATCCACCGGGGCGGGCAGGCCAGCGGCCCTGA